A genomic region of Venturia canescens isolate UGA chromosome 9, ASM1945775v1, whole genome shotgun sequence contains the following coding sequences:
- the tud gene encoding tudor domain-containing 6 isoform X5 — MSRLYSCGQGINPQLNPNPLMQPQRPTMQTRTQAQQGLHHENPVNKYSLVQPIIAPLRVPRVGNYAENWRPQAGQTVATQKIQVSHHNDEPGVFRSRILEIDQEYEVTVSYVEDGPLMFSVQVNKLVEELKTLMYNINHTHSPQPLNEPPVIGSVCLGRYSGDKSLLRAVVMQVREHDCKLHYVDFGHGEILPYTDIFQLPRQYINPRILSMRFTMSDVNELRVTDELKEYFKRYVIGKTFLLHVRPPDGPPLIQYGDLYDNGRNVKDILRAMFGDAVLTWLPPRKLPSESREIVQVVSMESSIIFVQLDSDAPLLEALVSQIQKYVTNAPSVQPTKLKEGLHCIVFSTRNSQWQRAEVKSITDKSATVFYVDHGYEETVPLTYIKSLMDTNLLKLRAQAIRCILNNYDTEITTKELDDGLRAEIIGRNVAMIVQKVTSTGPIVDLYDANIDPLVNIIHRVQRTCTTNGNVHSRIDTFNEKTMNSSHSSNNRRSNVKKQSTVGQQQKSKCQNVNAARDNQSNKWNNAPRSDPPMIQDSNNFSEKGKSNNWKTENIESRRYENRDNRYQNREKEWSPNSGQNDRFPRNDGKNDRLGREGPRYDRNERFERSGDSNGNMRGGRLENRDRGGRGSFGNSRYSGNNPRNERNGSVEKNWSDKDSDTSSRSSERSGRRGGARGGSNRGRRESGRAPNSRESDGDSDRGTFRSARMNGASARIRDNKRDFGPANENRQFDTWTNKTPQAPQKISIPPPNITVGAVKNCEVVFMKDPGDFHVQLCPDNLELDPIIAKIEATYETGGKIVERSRIREGLECVAQYSEDSKWYRAKVQSVEANGATVYFVDYGNIETVEFDKIKELDADCAKLSAQAIACKLLAASKTTWDTNDIDKFTDLTNKPLLEAEFVANESNVFEVLLREVVDDKPSPQYINEYFSDGADLAQAKNIARSKGRPRQGQSLQTSDYAALDEKWPVEKLAPGTKDHIIITWFMNPDTFYCQTLARKDEFRAMMIDIQKVYANKQPVSEPLQVGSAVMAVFSDDGALYRAEILELNKARGNIVRYIDFGNTAMVEQHNTYRVEKKYMKIPKQAVKCSLKNIVPANGTNWAKSNKQEIEKCFEFENIECTFHEEKEGKYLVSLKTADVDIAGLLVEKSLASFAVSAHVNVEKHEVETMEKQPIIEDLPRFDISLLAGQALRVKISNVASAMKFHIQLPSATTTEKAIHAYMAQRNPEVMPRLSCREVCLGAGCLVYTDEGWRRAVVINCSRTTGYDVRLIDTGAYDEIPLNCMLALPGPLSVMQNQAVECCLKDAKTDIVMDERLRDRIENTTVIVAVEEVDNNRLIVKLYDTNGKKIKSSYDDEDEEISPVCPMPILYSTQKVVVSHAENSSSVWLKRQMELDADTEQLSQLFDYYSACGDDKKPVMTPGTLCAAKSADENWYRSKILSVTETSVTVHYIDYGNCEDLPLDSLRVLEPQFYAQPELAIKVALTVDVGGTIEQQQEILANHILNQEFTATMYNVHKKWVAELVNDDGKISEKLSALEAIEISKNPNVQTIIPEMVVGERYQVICHHADSPASFWLQRTEEITAIEQLQDRLQEEAVNCPMVEGIPEENTLCLAMYSVDDMWYRAEVVVADPEIISVRFIDYGNTDAVYTNQGKCKVIPGSLKTIKRYAIKCRLDVIPDGDEDWMTPANEWFEGVVTNAENMEALVIADSAPRRVELFVDGKSVVDELVKRNYGSRISPDENLIEEPFDPDLDLSSCFVSHIISPSEFWIQEAKNVSSLETLADRFIVADMFPTPKDIKEGLLCVAKFPEDGAWYRARVVSHSDTSTEVIYIDYGNSAISTEIREIPDDVASQPAYSKKCSLALPEGIEQWSEEACIEFVKIAADGVTIFHPEILEEREDTSIVRLTQQGKDIVETLAELCNPHMPIIEERLPPLGEENSPNVLVSHVNSPSDFSVQAQNSITELETMVDHLVAAESFLPLDKIEEGIICAAKFPEDDQWYRAKILSHGDAGTEVFYIDYGNSAVTSELRVLPKDIVEKPALSTGCSLQMPEDVDTWSEEACQKFFELVNEGITMFEYEVLEDKKPAIVRLSIDGTDIVEMMSPLCAKKRIEKCDESTANEAILEHNPAQDSVEIIASVQETSSNETSGVETITITDLSTVSSSSRTDESTSSEWTHQTVETSKGLSKVKEVEVTPAVDVIPSENSSNEIVEKLANSESESENPAEKTVPKDSSSELISSYLAVENLVIDEKQSKDVNEKIVPTESCLEPTENAASVTNDESIRSKSPVPENLSSATVSSEFSEGNVVFDGSEQRNSTPLEERVVPGSINRGTDVDDSKKGGSTLEVLNEKPVENVSDEAPNADVVRKLSFVEKNDVAKDSNVDSTAEQLPRPATPKTPHSEKIVAGVVNYHEQDSNVDTTAEQLPRPTTPKTPHSEKIVAGVVNYHEKIEELVKDEILSVVID, encoded by the exons ATGAGCAG ACTCTATTCGTGCGGTCAGGGGATAAACCCCCAACTCAATCCGAATCCTCTGATGCAACCGCAAAGGCCTACAATGCAGACCCGAACCCAGGCACAGCAGGGTTTGCATCATGAAAATCCTGTAAACAAATACTCGCTAGTGCAGCCAATCATCGCTCCTCTTCGGGTGCCACGGGTTGGAAATTATGCAGAAAATTGGCGTCCGCAAGCTGGTCAAACAGTGGcaactcaaaaaattcaagtatcGCATCATAATGACGAGCCAGGTGTGTTCAGGTCGAGGATTCTTGAAATTGATCAAGAATACGAAGTGACCGTGTCTTACGTCGAAGACGGTCCACTCATGTTTTCCGTTCAGGTGAACAAACTCGTGGAAGAACTTAAAACTCTAATGTACAACATAAATCACACACATTCGCCTCAGCCACTGAACGAACCACCGGTCATCGGTTCTGTCTGTCTTGGCAGATACAGTGGTGACAAATCGCTTTTACGAGCAGTTGTGATGCAAGTTAGAGAGCACGATTGCAAACTCCACTACGTCGATTTCGGACATGGCGAAATTTTGCCTTACACCGATATATTTCAATTACCGAGACAGTACATAAATCCACGAATATTGTCGATGAGATTTACCATGAGCGACGTCAACGAGCTTCGAGTCACAGACGAACTGAAAGAATATTTCAAACGCTATGTCATCGGAAAAACTTTCCTTCTTCACGTCAGACCCCCCGATGGACCACCACTCATTCAATACGGTGATCTTTACGACAACGGTCGCAACGTAAAAGACATTTTACGAGCTATGTTCGGAGACGCCGTACTTACATGGCTTCCACCGCGTAAATTGCCATCCGAATCCAGGGAAATCGTGCAGGTTGTTTCCATGGAATCTTCCATCATTTTTGTTCAACTTGACAGCGACGCGCCTTTGCTAGAAGCTCTTGTTAGCCAAATTCAGAAATATGTAACTAATGCGCCATCTGTTCAACCGACTAAACTTAAAGAAGGTCTACATTGCATCGTGTTTTCGACCAGAAATTCTCAATG GCAGCGAGCAGAAGTAAAGAGTATAACCGACAAATCAGCGACCGTGTTTTACGTGGATCATGGTTACGAAGAGACGGTGCCTCTGACATACATCAAGTCTTTGATGGACACTAATCTTTTGAAACTTCGTGCTCAAGCGATTCGTTGCATTTTGAACAATTACGATACGGAAATAACAACCAAAGAGCTCGACGACGGCCTTAGAGCGGAAATAATAGGGAGAAATGTGGCGATGATCGTTCAAAAAGTAACGTCAACTGGCCCTATTGTTGACCTATACGATGCCAACATAGATCCTCTCGTCAATATTATCCACCGGGTGCAAAGAACGTGCACAACCAATGGTAACGTTCATTCGAGGATTGATActttcaacgaaaaaacaatgaattcgTCGCATTCCAGTAACAATCGGAG GTCCAACGTTAAAAAGCAATCTACCGTGGGCCAACAACAAAAATCTAAATGTCAAAACGTAAACGCTGCACG tgACAATCAATCCAACAAGTGGAACAACGCACCGCGTTCGGACCCGCCGATGATTCAGgattcaaataatttctctGAAAAAGGAAAGTCGAATAATTGGAAAACCGAAAACATCGAGTCGAGACGATACGAAAATCGTGATAATCGTTATCAGAATCGCGAGAAAGAATGGTCACCGAATTCCGGGCAGAACGACAGATTCCCACGAAACGATGGAAAGAACGATCGTTTGGGTAGAGAGGGACCTAGATACGACAGAAATGAAAGGTTCGAGCGATCTGGTGATTCGAACGGGAATATGCGCGGTGGAAGGTTGGAAAATCGAGATCGCGGTGGTCGCGGAAGTTTTGGAAACTCTCGTTATTCCGGTAACAACCCAAGGAACGAACGTAACGGTAGCGTCGAAAAAAACTGGAGCGATAAAGACTCGGATACTTCATCGAGAAGCAGCGAGCGTAGCGGACGACGAGGAGGAGCACGCGGAGGAAGCAACAGAGGCCGACGAGAAAGTGGTAGAGCGCCAAACTCTCGAGAAAGTGACGGCGACAGCGACCGAGGTACTTTTAGAAGCGCTAGAATGAACGGTGCATCGGCCCGAATCCGGGACAATAAACGAGACTTTGGTCCAGCTAATGAG aacCGACAATTCGACACTTGGACAAACAAGACACCGCAAGCTCCACAAAAGATTAGTATACCGCCACCGAACATCACGGTCGGTGCAGTGAAGAATTGTGAGGTAGTTTTCATGAAAGATCCCGGGGATTTCCACGTGCAACTGTGCCCCGATAATCTCGAGTTGGATCCAATAATAGCGAAGATCGAAGCGACTTACGAGACCGGTGGAAAAATAGTGGAAAGGTCGAGGATCAGGGAAGGCCTTGAGTGCGTTGCTCAATATTCGGAGGATTCGAAGTGGTATCGCGCAAAAGTACAATCGGTGGAGGCAAACGGAGCGACGGTTTATTTTGTGGACTACGGAAACATCGAAACTGtcgaatttgataaaattaaaGAGCTCGACGCAGACTGCGCAAAATTATCGGCTCAAGCGATCGCTTGCAAATTATTGGCGGCTAGTAAAACGACCTGGGATACCAACGACATCGACAAATTCACTGACCTCACCAACAAGCCGCTTCTCGAGGCTGAATTCGTGGCAAACGAAAGCAACGTATTTGAAGTTCTCCTCCGCGAAGTGGTCGACGATAAACCGTCTCCGCAATACATTAACGAGTATTTTAGCGACGGTGCTGATCTCGCACAAGCCAAAAATATTGCGCGATCCAAGGGACGCCCACGACAAGGACAAAGTCTTCAAACGAGCGACTATGCAGCTCTCGATGAAAAATGGCCAGTCGAAAAATTGGCCCCTGGTACCAAGGACCATATCATTATTACTTGGTTCATGAACCCTGACACTTTCTATTGCCAAACTCTCGCAAGGAAAGACGAATTCAGGGCGATGATGATCGACATACAAAAAGTTTACGCCAACAAACAGCCCGTCAGCGAACCACTTCAG gtCGGCTCAGCGGTGATGGCTGTCTTCTCCGACGACGGAGCACTCTACCGTGCCGAAATACTCGAGCTGAACAAGGCACGTGGTAACATCGTTCGTTACATCGATTTTGGTAATACCGCGATGGTCGAGCAGCACAACACTTATCGcgtggagaaaaaatacatgaaaatcccgaaacaAGCTGTTAAATGTTCgttaaaaaatatcgttccTGCAAACGGTACGAATTGGGCAAAATCGAACAAACAGGAGATAGAAAAGTgtttcgaatttgaaaatatcgaatgTACTTTCCACGAAGAAAAGGAGGGAAAGTATTTAGTTTCCTTGAAAACCGCAGACGTTGACATCGCAGGATTACTCGTGGAAAAGTCGCTTGCATCGTTCGCCGTTTCTGCACACGttaatgttgaaaaacatg AAGTtgaaacgatggaaaaacaacCAATAATCGAAGATCTTCCGCGATTCGACATAAGCCTTCTCGCTGGTCAAGCGTTACGTGTTAAGATTTCAAACGTTGCGAGTGCAATGAAATTCCACATACAATTGCCGAGCGCAACCACGACCGAAAAAGCCATTCACGCATATATGGCTCAACGTAATCCGGAG GTGATGCCAAGACTTTCGTGCCGTGAAGTGTGTCTCGGCGCGGGTTGTCTCGTTTATACGGACGAGGGATGGAGACGTGCCGTAGTCATAAACTGCTCACGTACTACGGGATATGATGTGAGGCTCATTGATACAGGAGCATATGACGAGATACCTCTGAACTGC ATGCTCGCGTTGCCTGGACCTCTCTCGGTAATGCAGAATCAGGCTGTTGAGTGTTGCTTGAAAGATGCCAAAACTGACATAGTAATGGACGAAAGATTGAGGGATAGGATTGAAAACACCACCGTCATCGTTGCCGTCGAGGAAGTTGACAATAATAG ACTCATCGTCAAGCTCTACGATAcgaacgggaaaaaaatcaaatcgagttacgacgacgaagacgaggagaTATCTCCGGTGTGCCCAATGCCGATCCTTTACTCGACTCAAAAAGTCGTCGTTTCTCACGCCGAAAATTCATCCAGCGTGTGGCTCAAGAGACAAATGGAATTGGATGCCGACACCGAGCAGCTTTCTCAACTGTTCGATTACTACAGCGCTTGCGGGGATGATAAGAAACCTGTAATGACTCCGGGCACTCTTTGCGCAGCAAAGAGCGCCGACGAAAATTGGTACCGTTCGAAAATTCTGAGCGTCACCGAAACGAGCGTGACGGTTCATTACATCGATTACGGAAACTGCGAGGATCTACCTCTCGATTCATTGCGCGTCCTCGAGCCCCAATTCTACGCTCAACCGGAACTGGCCATCAAAGTAGCCCTGACGGTCGACGTCGGCGGTACGATCGAACAACAGCAAGAAATTCTCGCAAATCACATCCTCAACCAGGAATTCACGGCTACGATGTACAATGTGCACAAAAAATGGGTCGCCGAATTGGTGAACGACGATGGCAAAATAAGCGAAAAATTAAGCGCCCTCGAAGCtattgaaatatcgaaaaatcccAATGTGCAAACCATCATTCCGGAAATGGTCGTTGGAGAACGGTACCAAGTTATTTGTCATCACGCAGATAGCCCCGCTTCGTTCTGGCTTCAAAGAACTGAAGAAATAACAGCGATTGAACAGCTACAGGACCGATTGCAAGAGGAAGCAGTCAATTGTCCCATGGTTGAGGGAATACCAGAGGAAAATACTCTCTGTTTGGCGATGTACTCTGTCGACGACATGTGGTACAGAGCCGAGGTCGTAGTCGCCGATCCGGAGATAATTTCCGTGCGTTTCATCGATTACGGAAACACCGATGCAGTTTACACGAACCAAGGAAAGTGCAAAGTGATCCCGGGTTCGTTGAAAACGATTAAGAGGTATGCGATCAAATGTCGTCTCGATGTCATCCCCGACGGAGACGAAGATTGGATGACACCTGCTAACGAATGGTTCGAAGGAGTCGTGACGAACGCAGAAAACATGGAGGCCCTTGTGATCGCTGACAGTGCGCCGAGGCGGGTCGAGCTGTTCGTCGACGGGAAGAGCGTCGTTGACGAACTCGTGAAGCGGAATTATGGCTCGAGGATTTCACCTGACGAAAATCTCATCGAAGAGCCTTTCGATCCCGACCTGGATCTGAGCTCTTGTTTCGTTAGCCACATTATATCGCCCAGTGAATTCTGGATTCAAGAAGCGAAAAACGTCTCTTCGCTGGAAACTCTTGCCGACAGATTCATCGTCGCTGACATGTTCCCCACGCCGAAAGACATCAAAGAGGGTCTACTGTGTGTTGCTAAATTTCCCGAAGACGGGGCTTGGTACAGGGCTCGAGTTGTCTCGCATTCCGACACCTCGACCGAAGTAATATACATCGATTACGGAAACTCAGCTATATCGACCGAGATACGCGAGATTCCTGACGACGTTGCATCGCAACcagcatattcgaaaaaatgcagCCTCGCCCTGCCCGAGGGCATCGAACAGTGGTCCGAGGAGGCCTGCATCGAATTCGTGAAAATCGCTGCCGACGGAGTGACCATTTTCCATCCAGAGATACTCGAGGAACGAGAAGACACGTCGATCGTTCGTTTGACTCAACAGGGCAAAGACATCGTTGAAACTTTAGCCGAACTTTGCAATCCACACATGCCAATAATCGAAGAACGACTTCCTCCACTTGGAGAGGAAAATTCTCCAAACGTTCTCGTCAGCCACGTTAATTCGCCCTCCGACTTTTCCGTGCAGGCTCAAAACTCTATCACCGAACTCGAGACCATGGTTGATCATCTCGTCGCCGCTGAAAGCTTCTTACCgttggataaaattgaagaagGCATCATTTGCGCTGCTAAATTTCCCGAAGACGATCAATGGTACAGAGCGAAAATACTTTCCCATGGCGACGCTGGAACCGAAGTTTTTTACATCGATTACGGAAATTCAGCTGTCACGTCGGAATTAAGGGTCTTGCCGAAGGATATCGTGGAAAAACCGGCTCTGTCCACTGGCTGCTCTCTCCAAATGCCCGAAGATGTTGATACCTGGTCGGAAGAAGCTTGCCAGAAATTCTTCGAGCTCGTTAACGAGGGAATCACCATGTTCGAGTACGAGGTTCTCGAAGACAAAAAACCTGCTATCGTTCGATTGAGCATCGACGGGACTGACATCGTTGAAATGATGTCGCCACTTTGTGCTAAAAAAAGGATTGAAAAATGTGATGAATCCACCGCAAACGAGGCAATATTGGAGCACAATCCTGCTCAAGATTCAGTCGAAATCATCGCTTCGGTACAAGAGACATCCAGCAACGAAACTTCAGGCGTAGAAACTATTACGATCACGGATCTTTCGACAGTGAGCAGTTCTTCCAGAACAGATGAATCGACCTCTTCCGAATGGACTCACCAAACTGTGGAAACGTCGAAAGGTTTGAGCAaagttaaggaagttgaggtgACTCCAGCTGTCGATGTAATCCCGTCAGAAAATTCGAGCAACGAAATTGTCGAGAAACTTGCGAATTCTGAGAGTGAAAGCGAGAATCCGGCTGAAAAAACAGTGCCAAAAGATTCGAGCAGCGAATTAATCAGCTCTTATCTCGCTGTGGAGAATCTCGTGATCGATGAAAAACAGAGCAAGGacgtaaacgaaaaaatagttCCAACGGAATCGTGTCTCGAGCCGACGGAGAATGCGGCTTCTGTAACGAACGACGAATCAATAAGATCAAAGAGTCCAGTGCCGGAAAATCTTTCCTCGGCGACCGTTTCCTCTGAATTCTCCGAAGGCAACGTAGTTTTCGACGGCAGTGAGCAACGGAATTCGACGCCTCTCGAGGAGCGAGTTGTGCCCGGCAGCATCAACAGGGGCACGGACGTTGATGATTCGAAAAAAGGAGGATCGACGCTCGAAGTTTTGAACGAAAAACCCGTAGAAAACGTCTCCGATGAAGCACCGAATGCTGACGTTGTTAGAAAATTGtctttcgtcgaaaaaaacgaCGTCGCTAAAGATTCGAACGTTGATTCGACAGCGGAACAGCTCCCACGTCCAGCAACACCAAAAACCCCACACTCGGAGAAAATCGTCGCGGGTGTTGTAAATTACCATGAGCAAGATTCGAACGTTGATACAACCGCAGAACAGCTCCCTCGTCCAACAACACCGAAAACCCCACACTCGGAGAAAATCGTCGCAGGCGTTGTTAATTACCACGAGAAAATAGAGGAGTTGGTGAAAGATGAAATTCTCAGCGTCGTTATCGACTAA